A region of Micromonospora sp. WMMD882 DNA encodes the following proteins:
- a CDS encoding roadblock/LC7 domain-containing protein, whose amino-acid sequence MSQEARDLSWLVSAFTERVPGVAHAIVVSSDGLLVAISDHLPRDHADKLAAVTSGLMSITAGAAQMFDGDIVKQTVVEMGRGYFLVMQIRDGSILATLAAADADIGVVGYEMARLAKQAGEMLTPALRAELQQALPR is encoded by the coding sequence TTGAGCCAAGAGGCGCGTGACCTGAGCTGGCTGGTCAGCGCTTTCACCGAGCGGGTGCCGGGCGTCGCGCACGCGATCGTGGTGTCGTCCGACGGGCTGCTGGTGGCGATCTCCGACCATCTGCCCCGGGACCACGCGGACAAGCTGGCGGCGGTGACGTCCGGGTTGATGAGCATCACGGCCGGGGCGGCGCAGATGTTCGACGGTGACATCGTCAAGCAGACGGTGGTGGAGATGGGGCGCGGGTACTTCCTGGTCATGCAGATCCGCGACGGTTCCATCCTGGCCACCCTGGCCGCCGCCGACGCGGACATCGGCGTGGTCGGGTACGAGATGGCCCGGCTGGCGAAGCAGGCCGGTGAGATGCTGACCCCGGCGCTGCGCGCGGAGTTGCAGCAGGCCCTGCCGCGCTGA
- a CDS encoding GH1 family beta-glucosidase: MSIVTRRRLHQRAASVGAATAETELTAAPTVPTDPDPAPAAGLPTADGRTTSVNGHGPGRHTDPEGQLGLRFPPDFGWGAATSAYQVEGATKDDGRGESVWDTFSRTPGRTHGGDTGDVAADHYHRYPTDLDLMRDIGLRSYRFSIAWPRVQPDGAGTPNQRGLDFYRRLVDGLHERGIAPMATLFHWDLPQALQDLGGWENRDTAHRFADYARAVFDALGEQVPVWLTINEPKTVVQNGYIIGHHAPGRQDPDAAYLVAHHLHLAHGLAVRQLRDTGSASRIGPALNLHPCYPADDSPASTAAAHLFDGYENRLYLDPVFTGRYPADVLADLGPTSRLARGIREGDLAVISSPVDLLAVQYYTPIYVTATGGTERRWPTSVATWQQIFPEGMYDILTRVTRDYGPVPITVTENGLPTPDALAADGTVDDSGRVAFLRDHLAAAHRAIAAGVPLESYHVWSLLDNFEWEQGYDQRWGLIYVDYPTQRRVLKSSAHWYRRVIADNTI; encoded by the coding sequence ATGTCGATAGTCACCCGGCGGCGCCTGCACCAACGCGCCGCCTCCGTCGGCGCCGCCACCGCCGAGACCGAGCTGACCGCGGCGCCGACCGTCCCGACGGACCCGGACCCGGCCCCCGCCGCCGGCCTGCCGACGGCCGACGGTCGGACCACCTCGGTGAACGGGCACGGCCCCGGCCGGCACACCGACCCCGAGGGGCAGCTCGGGCTGCGCTTCCCGCCGGACTTCGGCTGGGGCGCCGCCACCTCCGCCTACCAGGTCGAGGGCGCGACCAAGGACGACGGGCGCGGCGAATCGGTCTGGGACACCTTCAGCCGCACGCCCGGCCGGACCCACGGCGGCGACACCGGCGACGTGGCCGCCGACCACTACCACCGCTACCCCACCGACCTCGACCTGATGCGCGACATCGGGCTGCGCAGCTACCGGTTCTCCATCGCCTGGCCGCGCGTCCAGCCCGACGGCGCCGGCACGCCGAACCAGCGTGGCCTCGACTTCTACCGCCGGCTCGTCGACGGGCTGCACGAGCGCGGCATCGCCCCGATGGCCACCCTCTTCCACTGGGACCTGCCGCAGGCCCTGCAGGACCTCGGGGGCTGGGAGAACCGGGACACCGCCCACCGGTTCGCCGACTACGCCCGGGCCGTCTTCGACGCCCTCGGCGAGCAGGTGCCGGTCTGGCTGACCATAAACGAGCCGAAGACCGTGGTGCAGAACGGCTACATCATCGGCCACCACGCCCCCGGTCGGCAGGACCCGGACGCGGCCTACCTGGTCGCCCACCACCTGCACCTCGCCCACGGGCTCGCCGTCCGGCAACTGCGCGACACCGGCAGCGCCAGCCGCATCGGCCCCGCGCTCAACCTGCACCCGTGCTACCCGGCCGACGACTCCCCCGCCAGCACCGCGGCGGCCCACCTGTTCGACGGGTACGAGAACCGCCTCTACCTCGACCCGGTCTTCACCGGCAGGTACCCCGCCGACGTGCTGGCCGACCTCGGCCCCACCAGTCGGCTGGCCCGGGGCATCCGCGAAGGCGACCTGGCCGTCATCTCCAGCCCGGTGGACCTGCTGGCGGTGCAGTACTACACGCCGATCTACGTCACCGCGACCGGTGGCACCGAACGGCGCTGGCCCACCTCGGTGGCCACCTGGCAGCAGATCTTCCCGGAGGGGATGTACGACATCCTGACCCGGGTGACCCGTGACTACGGCCCGGTGCCGATCACCGTCACCGAGAACGGGCTGCCCACCCCGGACGCCCTCGCCGCCGACGGCACGGTCGACGACTCCGGACGCGTCGCGTTCCTCCGCGACCACCTGGCCGCCGCCCACCGGGCGATCGCCGCCGGAGTGCCGCTGGAGAGCTACCACGTGTGGTCGCTGCTGGACAACTTCGAGTGGGAGCAGGGCTACGACCAGCGGTGGGGCCTGATCTACGTGGACTACCCCACCCAGCGGCGCGTCCTGAAGAGCAGCGCCCACTGGTACCGCCGGGTGATCGCCGACAACACGATCTGA
- a CDS encoding glycoside hydrolase family 48 protein: MARRRRLAMLAATTLAIGGVTLPASVAQAAPACDVVYATNDWSNGFTANVTLKNLGDPINGWTLKFNFPSGQRLTQGWSARWSQSGTEVTAVNESYNGSIPTNGSLSLGFNGTHTGTNTKPTSFSVNGVTCGGTTAPKPPTVALSVPSGPFVAPADVPLTATASDSDGTVSKVEFYRNGLLVNTDTSAPYAYTLEDLPAGSYTVQAKAYDNANLSTTDEKSFTVSAATGPILVATPSAVGVPEGGSATVNLKLSGLPSGNVPVTLTRTGDTDITVSPASLTLTPSNWSTGVNVTVSAAEDADTLGGAATITASATGYAPLAITATEVDNDTPGGDNVWNARFLELYGKIKNSGYFSPEGVPYHSIETLIVEAPDHGHETTSEAFSYWLWLEAAYGRATQNWAPFNNAWTVMEKYIIPSHADQPTAGSPGTPQYAAEHDLPSQYPSTLDANVPVGQDPLRNELQTTYGTGDIYGMHWLLDVDNVYGFGRCGDGTTRPAYINTFQRGTQESVWETVPQPSCESLKHGGPNGFLDLYIKESGGTPAKQWKYTNAPDADARAVQAAYWALVWAKAQNKQADVAATVAKAAKMGDYLRYALFDKYFKKIGNCVGATACPAASGKDSAHYLLSWYYAWGGALETSQNWSWRIGSSHSHFGYQNPFAAWAMANVNELKPRSPSAVTDWQKSFDRQLEFYTWLQSAEGGIAGGATNSWGGHYGTPPAGTATFYGMFYDVDPVYNDPPSNQWFGMQVWSMQRIAELYQETGNAKAKALLDKWVPWAIANTTVGANWSVPSELKWTGQPANWNPTSPQANTNLHVEVISTGQDVGVTGSLARTLIAYAAKSGNAAAKTTAKGLLDALYAASDAKGVARPETRGDYRRFDDVYDASTGQGLYIPQGWSGKMPNGDTVAPGKSFLDIRSFYKNDPDWPKVQAYLDGGPEPTFTYHRFWAQVDVAMAYADFGRLFPNG; encoded by the coding sequence CTGGCAAGACGTCGCCGGCTGGCGATGCTCGCCGCCACCACGCTGGCCATCGGCGGGGTCACCCTGCCGGCCAGCGTCGCGCAGGCCGCCCCGGCCTGCGACGTGGTCTACGCGACCAACGACTGGAGCAACGGTTTCACCGCCAACGTCACGCTGAAGAACCTCGGCGACCCGATCAACGGCTGGACGCTGAAGTTCAACTTCCCCTCCGGCCAGCGGCTCACCCAGGGCTGGTCGGCCCGGTGGAGCCAGTCCGGCACCGAGGTGACCGCCGTCAACGAGTCGTACAACGGCAGCATCCCCACCAACGGGTCTCTCAGCCTCGGCTTCAACGGCACCCACACCGGCACCAACACCAAGCCGACCTCGTTCAGCGTCAACGGCGTGACCTGTGGCGGCACCACCGCCCCGAAGCCGCCGACGGTCGCGTTGTCCGTGCCGTCCGGCCCGTTCGTGGCCCCGGCGGACGTGCCGCTGACCGCCACCGCCAGCGACTCGGACGGGACGGTCAGCAAGGTCGAGTTCTACCGCAACGGCCTGCTGGTCAACACCGACACCAGCGCCCCGTACGCGTACACGCTGGAGGACCTGCCGGCCGGCAGCTACACCGTCCAGGCCAAGGCGTACGACAACGCCAACCTCTCGACGACCGACGAGAAGTCGTTCACCGTCTCCGCGGCCACCGGCCCGATCCTGGTCGCCACCCCGTCGGCGGTGGGCGTTCCCGAGGGCGGCAGCGCCACGGTGAACCTCAAGCTCAGCGGCCTGCCCTCGGGCAACGTGCCGGTGACCCTGACCCGCACCGGGGACACCGACATCACCGTCAGCCCGGCCTCGCTGACGCTGACCCCGAGCAACTGGAGCACCGGCGTCAACGTCACGGTCAGCGCGGCCGAGGACGCCGACACGCTGGGCGGCGCCGCCACCATCACCGCCTCCGCGACCGGCTACGCCCCGCTGGCGATCACCGCCACCGAGGTCGACAACGACACCCCGGGCGGGGACAACGTCTGGAACGCCCGCTTCCTGGAGCTCTACGGCAAGATCAAGAACTCGGGGTACTTCAGCCCCGAGGGCGTGCCGTACCACTCCATCGAGACGCTGATCGTCGAGGCTCCCGACCACGGGCACGAGACCACCAGCGAGGCGTTCAGCTACTGGCTCTGGCTGGAGGCCGCCTACGGCCGGGCCACCCAGAACTGGGCCCCGTTCAACAACGCCTGGACGGTGATGGAGAAGTACATCATCCCGTCGCACGCCGACCAGCCCACGGCCGGCTCCCCGGGCACCCCGCAGTACGCCGCCGAGCACGACCTGCCCAGCCAGTACCCGTCGACCCTGGACGCCAACGTGCCGGTCGGCCAGGACCCGCTGCGCAACGAGCTGCAGACCACCTACGGCACCGGTGACATCTACGGCATGCACTGGCTGCTCGACGTGGACAACGTCTACGGCTTCGGCCGCTGCGGCGACGGCACCACCCGTCCGGCGTACATCAACACCTTCCAGCGCGGCACCCAGGAGTCGGTCTGGGAGACCGTTCCGCAGCCGTCCTGCGAGAGCCTGAAGCACGGTGGCCCGAACGGCTTCCTGGACCTGTACATCAAGGAGTCCGGCGGCACCCCGGCCAAGCAGTGGAAGTACACCAACGCGCCGGACGCCGACGCGCGTGCCGTGCAGGCCGCGTACTGGGCGCTGGTCTGGGCCAAGGCCCAGAACAAGCAGGCCGACGTGGCGGCCACCGTGGCGAAGGCCGCCAAGATGGGCGACTACCTGCGCTACGCCCTGTTCGACAAGTACTTCAAGAAGATCGGCAACTGCGTCGGCGCCACCGCCTGCCCGGCGGCCTCCGGCAAGGACTCCGCGCACTACCTGCTGTCCTGGTACTACGCCTGGGGCGGCGCGCTGGAGACCAGCCAGAACTGGTCGTGGCGGATCGGCTCCAGCCACAGCCACTTCGGCTACCAGAACCCGTTCGCGGCGTGGGCGATGGCCAACGTCAACGAGCTGAAGCCGCGGTCGCCGAGCGCGGTCACCGACTGGCAGAAGAGCTTCGACCGGCAGCTCGAGTTCTACACCTGGCTCCAGTCCGCCGAGGGCGGCATCGCCGGTGGCGCCACCAACAGCTGGGGCGGCCACTACGGCACCCCGCCGGCCGGCACCGCCACCTTCTACGGCATGTTCTACGACGTCGACCCGGTCTACAACGACCCGCCGTCGAACCAGTGGTTCGGCATGCAGGTCTGGTCGATGCAGCGGATCGCCGAGCTCTACCAGGAGACCGGCAACGCCAAGGCCAAGGCGCTGCTGGACAAGTGGGTGCCGTGGGCCATCGCCAACACCACGGTGGGCGCCAACTGGTCGGTCCCGTCCGAGCTCAAGTGGACCGGTCAGCCGGCCAACTGGAACCCGACCAGCCCGCAGGCGAACACCAACCTGCACGTCGAGGTGATCAGCACCGGTCAGGACGTCGGCGTCACCGGCTCCCTGGCCCGGACCCTGATCGCGTACGCGGCCAAGTCGGGCAACGCGGCGGCGAAGACCACCGCGAAGGGCCTGCTGGACGCGCTCTACGCGGCCAGCGACGCCAAGGGCGTCGCCCGGCCGGAGACCCGTGGCGACTACCGTCGTTTCGACGACGTCTACGACGCCAGCACCGGCCAGGGTCTCTACATCCCGCAGGGGTGGAGCGGCAAGATGCCCAACGGTGACACCGTCGCCCCGGGCAAGAGCTTCCTCGACATCCGCTCCTTCTACAAGAACGACCCGGACTGGCCCAAGGTCCAGGCGTACCTGGACGGCGGCCCCGAGCCGACGTTCACGTACCACCGGTTCTGGGCGCAGGTCGACGTGGCCATGGCCTACGCCGACTTCGGTCGCCTGTTCCCGAACGGCTGA
- a CDS encoding DUF3159 domain-containing protein, whose amino-acid sequence MPQRARPPAADPPAPESLADLLGGRRGAVDATLPPLAFGLGWLVDGESLRGGVIAAVVTAAVVAGWRLRRGDRPRSVLVGLLAVCVAALVALRTGRATDFFLIQVLANAASALVWVVSVVARWPLLGVLVGVALGQRTRWRRDRALLRAYARGSWVWAATYALRVAVFVPLYLGGQVVALVAARVALTWPLVAAALAGSWLVVRRSLPAGHPGLRHPVDGATAPEATASSGPEATASTGPEK is encoded by the coding sequence ATTCCGCAACGTGCCCGACCCCCCGCCGCCGACCCGCCCGCCCCGGAGTCCCTCGCGGATCTGCTCGGCGGTCGGCGCGGCGCGGTGGACGCGACCCTGCCGCCGCTGGCCTTCGGCCTGGGCTGGCTGGTCGACGGCGAGTCGCTGCGCGGCGGGGTGATCGCCGCCGTGGTGACCGCGGCGGTGGTCGCCGGCTGGCGGCTACGTCGGGGTGACCGGCCCCGGTCGGTGCTGGTCGGGCTGCTCGCCGTGTGCGTGGCGGCGCTGGTGGCCCTGCGGACCGGCCGGGCCACCGACTTCTTCCTGATCCAGGTGCTCGCCAACGCGGCCAGCGCGCTGGTCTGGGTGGTCAGCGTCGTGGCGCGCTGGCCGCTGCTCGGGGTGCTGGTCGGGGTGGCGCTCGGGCAGCGGACCCGGTGGCGGCGTGACCGGGCGCTGCTGCGCGCCTACGCCCGGGGCAGTTGGGTCTGGGCGGCCACGTACGCGCTGCGGGTGGCGGTGTTCGTGCCGCTCTACCTGGGTGGGCAGGTGGTCGCGCTGGTCGCCGCCCGGGTCGCGCTGACCTGGCCGCTGGTGGCGGCGGCGTTGGCCGGGAGCTGGCTGGTGGTCCGTCGGTCGCTGCCGGCCGGGCACCCGGGGCTGCGGCACCCGGTGGACGGGGCGACCGCCCCGGAGGCGACCGCGTCGTCGGGCCCGGAGGCGACCGCGTCGACCGGCCCGGAAAAGTGA
- a CDS encoding phosphatase PAP2 family protein has protein sequence MRVRVTARGGTAVWLVLLGLGHVLALLALWRLALHTETGQWLDTVALTGNQIGQDRIDELVSRVLNAVSVVSLLAATAVIGFIALLRRRIALAVTATALIVGANVTTQLLKYGLDRPEYGIDPQRAAVGNSLPSGHACVAASVAVALVLVLPRRARVAGAFLGAGYAAVNGVATLSAGWHRPSDAVAAFLIVGGWAAAGGLLLLATQREQAQVESADAHRGAALLLGLVGLAAVILSAVALAWLDGLPKAPVSDLTRRPLFAGYAGSAAGIVGVMSLVMALVLASVHRLVPRVKG, from the coding sequence GTGCGGGTGCGCGTGACGGCTAGGGGTGGGACCGCGGTGTGGCTGGTGCTGCTGGGGCTCGGGCACGTGCTGGCCCTGCTCGCGCTCTGGCGACTGGCCCTGCACACCGAGACCGGTCAGTGGCTCGACACGGTCGCGTTGACCGGCAACCAGATCGGGCAGGACCGCATCGACGAACTGGTCAGCCGGGTGCTCAACGCGGTCTCCGTGGTGTCCCTGCTGGCGGCGACGGCGGTGATCGGCTTCATCGCGCTGCTGCGTCGACGGATCGCGTTGGCGGTCACCGCCACCGCGTTGATCGTCGGGGCGAACGTCACCACCCAACTGCTCAAGTACGGGCTCGACCGGCCGGAGTACGGCATCGACCCGCAGCGGGCGGCGGTCGGCAACAGCCTGCCCAGCGGGCACGCCTGCGTGGCCGCCTCGGTGGCGGTGGCGCTGGTGCTCGTGCTGCCCCGCCGGGCCCGGGTGGCCGGCGCGTTCCTCGGCGCCGGATACGCCGCGGTCAACGGGGTGGCCACCCTGTCCGCCGGCTGGCACCGGCCCAGCGACGCGGTCGCCGCGTTCCTGATCGTCGGCGGCTGGGCGGCGGCCGGTGGGCTGCTTCTGCTGGCCACCCAGCGGGAGCAGGCCCAGGTGGAGTCGGCCGACGCGCACCGGGGCGCGGCGCTGCTGCTCGGTCTGGTCGGTCTGGCCGCGGTCATCCTGTCGGCGGTCGCCCTGGCCTGGCTGGACGGTCTGCCCAAGGCGCCGGTCAGCGACCTCACCCGCCGTCCGCTGTTCGCCGGTTACGCGGGCAGCGCCGCCGGCATCGTCGGCGTGATGAGCCTGGTGATGGCGTTGGTGCTCGCCTCGGTGCACCGGCTGGTTCCCCGGGTCAAGGGCTGA
- a CDS encoding maleylpyruvate isomerase N-terminal domain-containing protein: MESTRQAFRDECARLGAVLRTVPEPDLDRPTGCPPWTVRELIAHVRTGAGRVTGMLTEPAPPRARVDAAGYFGAAKFTPSVDADRVAGARREAAAVTGRELVADFDRVWRAADAAVAAHPPGRVVRTRHGDPMTLADFLLTRVVEVAVHGLDLAFALERPPWLTPGAARVVAGLLTGGRPVPAELGWDRLALISRATGRVPLTDRERAAAGAAGFRWLSFAG, from the coding sequence GTGGAATCGACGCGACAGGCGTTCCGCGACGAGTGCGCCCGGCTCGGCGCGGTCCTGCGTACGGTGCCCGAGCCGGATCTCGACCGACCCACCGGCTGCCCACCCTGGACGGTGCGGGAGCTGATCGCGCACGTGCGCACCGGCGCGGGCCGGGTCACCGGCATGCTGACCGAGCCGGCCCCGCCCCGGGCGCGCGTCGACGCGGCCGGCTACTTCGGCGCGGCCAAGTTCACCCCTTCCGTGGACGCCGACCGGGTGGCCGGCGCGCGCCGGGAGGCCGCCGCCGTCACCGGGCGGGAGCTGGTCGCCGACTTCGACCGGGTCTGGCGGGCCGCCGACGCGGCGGTGGCCGCGCACCCACCGGGCCGGGTGGTCCGGACCCGGCACGGTGATCCGATGACTTTGGCGGACTTCCTGCTGACCCGGGTGGTGGAGGTCGCCGTGCACGGCCTGGACCTCGCCTTCGCGCTGGAGCGCCCACCGTGGCTGACCCCGGGCGCGGCGCGGGTCGTCGCCGGGCTGCTCACCGGAGGTCGCCCGGTCCCGGCCGAGCTGGGTTGGGACCGGCTCGCCCTGATCAGCCGGGCCACCGGCCGCGTGCCGCTGACCGACCGGGAGCGGGCCGCCGCCGGGGCCGCCGGTTTCCGCTGGCTCAGCTTCGCCGGCTGA
- a CDS encoding low temperature requirement protein A — protein MAAAEGPQRATFLELFFDLIFVFALTRIGARSFEDLALESGGAQGWSAITGGAKTLLLLLALWAVWQGTAWTTSRYDPYHLWIQAMVVTTLAASMVMGVAIPRAFGAAGMTFAAAYVIAQVSRPLMLVLALGRGEVRRLKLRMLVVYGVSAVFWLGGALVAGNARVLSWAFALGIEYAAGRTGWPVPGLGRSTVSRWQLAGEHLAERYQQFFLVALGETVLVTGLAYSAGPPDPARTTAFALALATSVLLWRIYFQRAGQILAEAVAKANRPALIGRSAADTHLVMVIGVVATAVGYELVIEHPLERPEAAWAALVLGGPLVFLAGRARFEYEVFNRVSPSRWLAMGTLAVALPALARTPMLVASGVAAAVLVATAVVDARRARGRPPEEAAPPF, from the coding sequence GTGGCTGCCGCGGAGGGCCCGCAGCGGGCCACCTTCCTGGAGCTCTTCTTCGACCTGATCTTCGTGTTCGCGCTCACCCGTATCGGCGCCCGCTCCTTCGAGGACCTCGCCCTGGAGTCGGGCGGCGCGCAGGGGTGGAGCGCGATCACCGGCGGGGCCAAGACCCTGCTGCTTCTGCTGGCCCTCTGGGCCGTCTGGCAGGGCACCGCCTGGACCACCAGCCGCTACGACCCGTACCACCTGTGGATCCAGGCGATGGTGGTCACCACGCTGGCGGCCAGCATGGTGATGGGGGTGGCGATCCCCCGGGCGTTCGGCGCGGCCGGCATGACCTTCGCCGCCGCGTACGTGATCGCGCAGGTGTCCCGGCCGCTGATGCTGGTCCTCGCCCTCGGCCGGGGCGAGGTCCGCCGGCTCAAGCTACGGATGCTGGTGGTCTACGGCGTCAGCGCGGTGTTCTGGCTGGGTGGGGCGTTGGTCGCCGGCAACGCCCGGGTGCTGTCCTGGGCCTTCGCGCTGGGCATCGAGTACGCCGCCGGTCGGACGGGCTGGCCGGTGCCGGGCCTGGGCCGGTCCACGGTCAGCCGATGGCAGCTCGCCGGCGAGCACCTCGCCGAGCGGTACCAGCAGTTCTTCCTCGTCGCGCTCGGCGAGACGGTGCTGGTCACCGGACTCGCCTACAGCGCCGGCCCGCCCGACCCGGCCCGCACGACCGCCTTCGCCCTGGCCCTGGCCACGTCCGTGCTGCTCTGGCGGATCTACTTCCAACGGGCCGGGCAGATCCTCGCCGAGGCCGTGGCCAAGGCCAACCGGCCCGCCCTCATCGGTCGCTCGGCCGCCGACACGCACCTGGTGATGGTGATCGGTGTGGTGGCCACCGCGGTCGGCTACGAGCTGGTCATCGAGCATCCGCTGGAGCGCCCGGAGGCGGCCTGGGCCGCCCTGGTGCTCGGCGGTCCGCTGGTCTTCCTCGCCGGGCGGGCCCGGTTCGAGTACGAGGTGTTCAACCGGGTGTCACCCTCCCGCTGGCTCGCCATGGGCACGCTGGCCGTCGCGCTGCCGGCGCTCGCGCGTACGCCGATGCTGGTGGCCTCGGGCGTCGCGGCGGCCGTGCTGGTCGCCACGGCGGTGGTCGACGCCCGGCGGGCCCGCGGCCGGCCCCCGGAAGAAGCGGCCCCGCCGTTCTGA
- a CDS encoding LLM class F420-dependent oxidoreductase encodes MTVPLDGVPLAEHAGVYATLDRAGFTDVWSAEVNGVDAFTPLALAAAWQPRLRLGTAVAPVFTRGPGLLAMSASALAEAAPGRFSLGLGASSPTVVRDWNAVRFAEPYRRTRDVLRFLRAALRGESVDEVYDTFTVRRFRLDRPPVAPPPILLAALRPRMLRLAAAEADGVILNWLTAGDVPTVLAELGPRRPHFEVAARIFVCPTEDAAHARALGRRLIAGYLTVPAYAAFHRWLGRDAALGPMWRAWAAGDRRGAAAAVPDELVDALVLHGPPARCRAAVRRYVDAGVDVPVLALLPTPEVTAGGVPALTTLIAQLGVPAVA; translated from the coding sequence ATGACGGTGCCGTTGGACGGGGTGCCGCTCGCCGAACACGCCGGGGTCTACGCCACCCTCGACCGGGCCGGCTTCACCGACGTCTGGTCGGCGGAGGTCAACGGCGTCGACGCGTTCACCCCGCTGGCCCTCGCCGCGGCCTGGCAGCCCCGGCTGCGGCTCGGCACGGCGGTCGCGCCGGTGTTCACCAGGGGGCCGGGGCTGCTGGCGATGAGCGCGTCGGCGCTGGCCGAGGCCGCCCCGGGCCGGTTCAGCCTCGGCCTCGGCGCGTCCTCCCCGACGGTGGTCCGGGACTGGAACGCGGTCCGGTTCGCCGAGCCGTACCGGCGGACCCGGGACGTGCTGCGGTTCCTGCGCGCCGCGCTGCGCGGGGAGAGCGTCGACGAGGTCTACGACACCTTCACCGTTCGCCGGTTCCGGTTGGACCGCCCGCCGGTGGCCCCGCCGCCGATCCTGTTGGCCGCGCTGCGTCCCCGGATGTTGCGGCTCGCCGCCGCCGAGGCCGACGGGGTGATCCTCAACTGGCTGACCGCCGGGGACGTGCCGACCGTGCTGGCCGAGCTCGGTCCACGGCGACCGCACTTCGAGGTGGCCGCCCGGATCTTCGTCTGCCCCACCGAGGACGCCGCGCACGCCCGCGCGCTGGGCCGCCGGCTGATCGCCGGTTACCTGACCGTGCCCGCGTACGCGGCGTTCCACCGCTGGTTGGGCCGGGACGCGGCGCTGGGGCCGATGTGGCGGGCGTGGGCGGCGGGGGACCGGCGTGGCGCCGCCGCCGCGGTGCCCGACGAGCTGGTCGACGCGCTGGTGCTGCACGGCCCGCCGGCGCGGTGCCGGGCGGCGGTGCGCCGGTACGTCGACGCCGGGGTGGACGTGCCGGTGCTGGCGCTGCTGCCCACCCCCGAGGTGACCGCCGGCGGCGTGCCGGCCCTGACCACCCTGATCGCCCAGCTCGGCGTGCCGGCCGTCGCCTGA
- a CDS encoding winged helix-turn-helix domain-containing protein — translation MPPTGDELLQALAALASPHRLRIVAALADGRGYVSELARRLQMNRPLLYMHLQRLEAAGLVTGTLETAPDGSSVKWFEVNPFALTLDPAAIAAAVPTLGAHSPGKDEK, via the coding sequence GTGCCACCTACCGGAGACGAGTTGTTGCAAGCGCTCGCCGCGCTGGCCAGCCCACACCGGCTGCGGATCGTCGCCGCCCTCGCCGACGGGCGCGGCTACGTCAGCGAGTTGGCCCGCCGCCTCCAGATGAACCGGCCGTTGCTCTACATGCACCTGCAACGGCTGGAGGCCGCCGGCCTGGTCACCGGCACCTTGGAGACCGCGCCGGACGGCAGCTCCGTCAAGTGGTTCGAGGTCAACCCGTTCGCGTTGACCCTCGACCCGGCGGCGATCGCCGCCGCCGTACCGACCCTGGGCGCGCACAGCCCCGGAAAGGACGAGAAGTGA